ATCGAAACGGCCATGGGAAGTACCTCCTCCGCCACGTGGAACCGCGGCTTCCGGCCGTCAGTCTGGCGTAACGGAGGGAGCGTCCGGGCGTCTGACCTGTGCTCCGAACGGGTGTTACTTGCACGAGGGTTGATCCTCGAAGATCATCCGCGGTGCGCGTCGAGGAACGCTTCGAGCCCGGCGAGGTCATCGGTGTTGAGGTGATCCACCCCGGCGGCGAGCAGCTCGCTCCACACCGCGTCGCGCTGCGGTCCCGGCAGGTCGGGCGTGGCCCAGAAACGCACGCGCTGCCTGCGCGCGTGGGCGGCGGAGACGATGCCGCGCAGCTTGTCGCGCTCCGCCGGAGGTATCGGCCCCACGCCCTGCCAGCTGAAGTTGAGGGACCAGTTGTCGCTGATCAGCGGGATGAGCGAGGCGGGCGCCGCGGTGCCCAGATCGGCGAGCCGCCCGTCGTAGAAGGCATGCCGAACCCGCTGCGCCTCCATCGGCCCGCGCGCCGCCCGGTCCCCGGAGACGACGGCGGTGACGGCGCCGCGGCGCACCTTCCCATGGCTGTACGACGTGAAGAGGCGCCGGTAGGGCCGCAGATGGCGGTGGAGCTCGGCGTACGTCGACGCGCCCTCGGTCTTGATGTCGATCAGCAGCTGGAAGGGGGTGCGGTGATACCCCCGGTACACGGACCCGTGCTGTGCGCGCACGCGGGCGGCCAGGGGCTCCAGGTAGAGCGACTCCAGGGTGCGGGCGGGGTCGAGGTCCACCGGGTCGTGGGCGACGAGCAGCTGCCCGTCGACGAGGTAGATGTCGGCCTCGACGCTGCCGAAGCGGTGGTCGAGCGCGTCGAAGAGGGGGCGGGGGTGCTCGTAGTCGTTGTGGGCGTGGGCCCGGATCAGGGGGCGGGGGTGGTGTCCGCCTCCGGTCGCGTGCGCGTGGGCGGGCATCGCGACGCCGCCCACGAGGGCGGCTCCGAAGGTGGTGAGGGCTCTGCGACGGGTCGTGAGGGCCATGTTGTGCCTCCCGGGGGGCGAATGGATGCGGACGCCCGCCCACATGGACGGGCGGGACCTCAGTGAGTATGAGTCCCCGCCCACGCCAGGAAACCTGCCCTGCCCGGGAGTTGGCGCTATCGACGCCGCGCGTTCACGGCCGGTCCGTGAAGACCTCAGGGTTCGCGCAGTGGGCGAGGGGTTCGCCGTTCAGGTAGCGGGCGACCTCGGCTGCCACGATGCGGGCCGCCTTGTGGGCCACCTGTTGGCTGCCGCCCGCGATGTGCGGGGTCATGACGATGCCGGGGGTCTTCAGGAGGCGGGAGTCGGCGGGGACGGGTTCTGTCGGGTAGACGTCGAAGGCGGCTCCGGCGAGTTGGCCCGCGTCGAGGGCGTCGCAGACCGCTTCGTAGTCGAGGAGGGCGCCGCGGGCGCAGTTGACGAGGACGGAGCCGCGGGGCATGCGGGCGATCTGTTCGGCACCGATCATGCCCTTGGTCTCGTCGGTCACGCGCGCGTGCAGGGAGACGATGCGGGAGCGGGTGAGCAGGTCGTCGAGGGAGACCTGCTCGGCGACGCCGGTGAGCAGGTTGGGCTGTACGTAGGGGTCGTGGACCAGGACGTGGGCGCCCATCGCGACCAGGACCTTGGCTACGCGGCTGCCGATGGCGCCGTAGCCGACCAGGCCGACGGTGGCGCCTTCGATCTCGATGCCGCAGTTGTCGTAGTCGTAGTAGTCGCCGCGCCAGACGCCGGACCGCAGGTCGGTGTGGGTGTCACCGACTCCGCGTGCGGCGGCCAGGAGCAGGGTGAGGGTGTGTTCGGCGGTGGCGACGGCGTTGCGTCCCGGGGCGTAGCAGACGGCGACACCGTGGCGGGTGGCCGCCTCCAGGTTGGCGTTGACGGGGCCGCCGCGGCTGACGCACATCAGCTTCAGGTCGGGGCAGTTGGTGAGGATCCGCTCGGTCAGGGGCGCCAGCTGCGTGACGCACACCTCGACACCCTGGAGCGCCTCGATGAGCTCCTCCTCGGTGCCGGACGCCTCGACGACCTCGCCGACGGGGCCGAAGGGCGTGTGCGGCCAGGGCAGCGTGAGTTCCCGTACGGCGACGGCGTCCGTGCCGGAGGTGGCCGCGCGGACCTCGTCGGCGAGCAGGCGGGGCAGGACGAAGTGGTCGCCGGCGGCGAGGACGGTGGTGCTCATGAGGGGGTTCCTTCGTGTCCTTCGTGGGTGGGGGCGGTCGTGGTCGGTGCGTTGAGGCGGAGCAGGGACATCCGGTCCTCGCGGAGCCGCAGTTCGGTGAGGGCGCCGTTGTGGAGTGCGGGGAAGACCCGCCGGTAGTCGGCGAGGGGTATGCCGAGCTGGTGGCAGAGGAGGAGGCGGACGAGGGTGGAGTGGGCGACGACGAGGACGCGGCCTTCCGGGTAGGCGTCGGCGAGGTCGAAGAGGGCTTCGCTCGCGCGCTCGGCCGCCGCGCGCGGGTCCTCGCCGCCGGGCAGGTGGTGGGCGACCGGATCGCGGAGGAACGCTGCGAGTTCCTCGGGGAAACGCGCGCGCATCTCGTCCCGGGTCAGGCCTTCGCCCCGCCCGAAGTCCACCTCCACGAGCCGCTCCTCGACGCGGGGCGTCACGCCGAGCGCCTCGGCGGCGGGCTGCGCGGTCAGCCGGGCGCGGCTCAGCGGGGAGCTGACCACGGCGTCGATCCGCTCCCCCGCGGCCCACGCGCCGAGCGCGGCGGCCTGGCGGAGTCCGTGCGCGGTGAGCTCCACGTCGGTGCGCCCGGCGTAGCGGTTGCCGTCGTGCCAGACGGTCTCCCCATGGCGTACGAGGACGAAGTCGGTCACTGGTCTTCCCTTTCGCGTTCCTGGCTGTCGGGGGCCCGGCGGGCGCGGTCTCGCGCATGTGCGGCGACGGTGCCGTCCAGCCAGCCCCGTCCGGCCAGCTCCTCGACGAAGGCGAGGTAGACGGGCACCCAGCGGGCGGTACGCACGGGGTCGGGCCGGATCTCCTCGCCGGTGCGGACCATGGCGGCCGCGGCGTCCCGCACGCCGACACCCGCCGAGGTCGCGGCGAGCACCGCCATGCCGACCGCGCCCTCGGCCTGTTCGGGGACCCGCACGGTCCTGCCGAGGACATCGGCGCGCAGCCCGCTCCAGTACCGGTTGCGGGCGCCGCCCCCGGTGAGGGTGAGCGGTCCGTCGACGGGCGCGCCGATCAGGTCGAGGTAGTCGAAGCAGAGCCGTTCGACGCAGGCGACGCCGAGGAGGTACGCGTGGAAGCGCTCGGCGTCGTCGGCGGGGGCGCCGAGGACGAACGGGCGGGCGTCCGGGGCGCGGAAGGGGAAACGTTCGCCGCCGGTGGAGACCAGCGGGTAGGCGACCGCGTCGGACGTGCACCGGCTCGCGAGGGCGGTGAGTGCGTCCAGGTCGGCGTCCGGGAACTCGCGGGCGAGGGCGCCCGCGCCGCTGCTCGATGCGCCGCCCGGCAGCCAGGTGTCGCCGGGGCCGCGGTGGCAGT
The sequence above is a segment of the Streptomyces sp. Je 1-369 genome. Coding sequences within it:
- a CDS encoding 2-hydroxyacid dehydrogenase, which encodes MSTTVLAAGDHFVLPRLLADEVRAATSGTDAVAVRELTLPWPHTPFGPVGEVVEASGTEEELIEALQGVEVCVTQLAPLTERILTNCPDLKLMCVSRGGPVNANLEAATRHGVAVCYAPGRNAVATAEHTLTLLLAAARGVGDTHTDLRSGVWRGDYYDYDNCGIEIEGATVGLVGYGAIGSRVAKVLVAMGAHVLVHDPYVQPNLLTGVAEQVSLDDLLTRSRIVSLHARVTDETKGMIGAEQIARMPRGSVLVNCARGALLDYEAVCDALDAGQLAGAAFDVYPTEPVPADSRLLKTPGIVMTPHIAGGSQQVAHKAARIVAAEVARYLNGEPLAHCANPEVFTDRP
- a CDS encoding histidine phosphatase family protein codes for the protein MTDFVLVRHGETVWHDGNRYAGRTDVELTAHGLRQAAALGAWAAGERIDAVVSSPLSRARLTAQPAAEALGVTPRVEERLVEVDFGRGEGLTRDEMRARFPEELAAFLRDPVAHHLPGGEDPRAAAERASEALFDLADAYPEGRVLVVAHSTLVRLLLCHQLGIPLADYRRVFPALHNGALTELRLREDRMSLLRLNAPTTTAPTHEGHEGTPS
- a CDS encoding phosphatidylinositol-specific phospholipase C/glycerophosphodiester phosphodiesterase family protein, with the protein product MALTTRRRALTTFGAALVGGVAMPAHAHATGGGHHPRPLIRAHAHNDYEHPRPLFDALDHRFGSVEADIYLVDGQLLVAHDPVDLDPARTLESLYLEPLAARVRAQHGSVYRGYHRTPFQLLIDIKTEGASTYAELHRHLRPYRRLFTSYSHGKVRRGAVTAVVSGDRAARGPMEAQRVRHAFYDGRLADLGTAAPASLIPLISDNWSLNFSWQGVGPIPPAERDKLRGIVSAAHARRQRVRFWATPDLPGPQRDAVWSELLAAGVDHLNTDDLAGLEAFLDAHRG